One part of the Candidatus Limnocylindrales bacterium genome encodes these proteins:
- the dnaJ gene encoding molecular chaperone DnaJ, producing the protein MKKRDYYEVLNVSKKASEKEIKAAYRKLARKYHPDVNPNDKSAEAKFKEISEAYQVLSDPEKRAMYDKFGHQLDRNGADKPESSRWSDFSQFDFSNFDFKKSGFKVGDLGDILGNMFGGKREESPASEPVKGSDIQYTMDLSFEDAVQGLNTRIRLQREVSCPSCHGMGTERGFYLETCSVCKGTGQVRTSTGFLNTFQTCSLCKGSGKINKNPCRTCQGSGVILQSEKISVKIPAGVDNGSKIRVPNKGNVGKRGGSPGDLYITTRVRPHPFFERKGDNLYCEVPITFIEATLGAKIKVPTVDGEATMTIPMGTESGQIFRLRGKGMPHLKGTGRGDQFVTVKVVTPKNVDPRMEQLLRELERLHPQNPRSHLQSYVPH; encoded by the coding sequence ATGAAGAAGCGGGATTATTATGAAGTATTAAACGTTTCCAAGAAGGCTTCGGAAAAAGAAATTAAAGCAGCCTATCGGAAGTTGGCCCGAAAATATCACCCAGATGTGAATCCTAATGATAAAAGTGCCGAAGCTAAGTTTAAGGAGATCAGTGAAGCGTATCAGGTTCTAAGTGATCCGGAGAAACGGGCCATGTACGATAAATTCGGGCACCAGTTGGATCGGAATGGAGCGGATAAGCCGGAGAGTTCTCGATGGTCCGACTTTAGTCAATTTGATTTTTCTAACTTTGATTTTAAAAAATCAGGTTTTAAGGTGGGAGATCTGGGGGATATTTTGGGAAACATGTTTGGCGGGAAGCGAGAAGAGAGTCCTGCATCGGAACCTGTTAAGGGGAGTGATATTCAGTACACCATGGATCTGAGTTTTGAGGATGCGGTTCAGGGATTAAACACAAGGATCCGGTTACAACGGGAGGTTTCCTGTCCATCCTGTCATGGAATGGGCACTGAGCGGGGATTTTACTTGGAGACCTGCTCAGTGTGTAAGGGGACTGGGCAGGTTCGTACCTCCACGGGATTCTTAAATACTTTTCAGACCTGTTCCCTTTGTAAAGGAAGTGGAAAAATCAATAAAAATCCATGTCGAACCTGTCAGGGAAGCGGTGTGATCCTTCAATCAGAAAAGATCTCGGTGAAGATTCCGGCGGGAGTTGATAATGGGTCCAAAATTCGAGTTCCGAATAAAGGGAATGTCGGAAAAAGAGGGGGCTCCCCGGGAGATTTATATATCACTACTCGTGTTCGACCTCATCCCTTCTTTGAACGAAAAGGAGATAATCTCTACTGTGAAGTTCCTATTACCTTTATTGAGGCGACTTTAGGTGCTAAAATTAAGGTTCCAACGGTTGATGGCGAAGCTACGATGACGATTCCCATGGGAACCGAAAGTGGGCAGATATTTCGATTGCGAGGAAAAGGAATGCCTCATCTCAAAGGTACCGGCCGTGGAGATCAATTTGTTACGGTTAAAGTCGTTACACCGAAAAATGTGGACCCCCGCATGGAACAACTTTTAAGGGAACTTGAACGCCTGCATCCTCAGAATCCAAGATCTCATTTACAATCTTACGTCCCCCATTGA
- a CDS encoding MerR family transcriptional regulator: MANKGKPLFMISVVSEMLGIHPQTLRLYEREGLIVPSRTEGNTRLYSEEDIERLRTILSLTRDLGVNLAGVEVILSMREKMEKMQQVMIEMMNYIQYHLAKEAEEAKKNSSSFLVKASKGGIVKAED, encoded by the coding sequence ATGGCAAATAAAGGTAAACCTTTATTCATGATCAGTGTAGTTTCTGAAATGCTTGGTATTCATCCTCAGACCCTCCGACTTTACGAACGCGAGGGGTTAATTGTTCCTTCTCGAACCGAAGGGAATACCCGGCTCTACTCAGAAGAGGACATCGAGAGGCTTCGAACTATCCTTAGTTTAACGCGGGATCTGGGTGTAAATTTGGCAGGAGTGGAAGTTATTCTGAGTATGCGGGAGAAAATGGAGAAGATGCAACAGGTCATGATCGAGATGATGAACTACATTCAGTATCATCTGGCTAAGGAAGCGGAAGAGGCGAAAAAAAATTCCAGTAGTTTCCTGGTTAAGGCCTCAAAGGGGGGTATTGTAAAAGCAGAAGATTAA
- a CDS encoding RNA polymerase sigma factor RpoD/SigA — protein sequence MDFEGSHKYVSHDTLSTYLREISKFSITTREEEEQLAMRIQQGDQEALKRLVEGNLKFVVKVAQGYQGCGLSLPDLINEGNIGLIEAAKRFDPSKGVKFISYAVWWIRQAIMQALAEQSGAVRLPLKQAGLLYKISQLYNEMIQENNGREPTPEELSEKLDVPVKDVENIMRISRNYLSLDAPLSDGEDSTTFIDFMEAKQYPAADEILLNQSFQDQFEELLKGLDPREEKILRLRYGLDGQKPMTLEEVGKLMNLSRERVRQIESRTKHRLRHRALAKRLRDYLN from the coding sequence ATGGATTTCGAGGGTTCTCATAAATATGTCTCTCATGATACCTTGAGTACCTATCTGAGGGAAATCAGTAAGTTTTCCATTACCACACGAGAGGAAGAAGAACAATTAGCCATGCGGATTCAACAAGGAGATCAGGAAGCGCTCAAGCGGTTAGTGGAGGGAAACTTAAAGTTTGTCGTTAAAGTTGCCCAGGGATATCAGGGGTGTGGTTTATCTTTACCCGATCTCATCAATGAAGGAAATATCGGCCTGATTGAAGCTGCCAAAAGATTCGATCCTTCCAAAGGAGTTAAATTCATTTCCTACGCTGTTTGGTGGATTCGTCAAGCGATTATGCAAGCTTTAGCCGAACAGTCGGGTGCTGTGAGGCTACCCCTTAAGCAGGCGGGCCTTTTATACAAGATCAGTCAGCTCTATAACGAAATGATTCAAGAAAATAACGGTCGAGAACCTACGCCGGAGGAGCTTTCTGAAAAGTTAGATGTACCGGTTAAGGATGTAGAGAATATTATGAGAATTTCCAGAAATTATCTATCTCTGGATGCACCCCTCTCCGATGGAGAGGACAGTACCACCTTCATCGATTTTATGGAAGCCAAACAGTATCCGGCAGCCGATGAAATTTTGTTAAATCAATCTTTCCAGGACCAATTTGAAGAACTTCTGAAGGGTCTGGATCCCCGGGAAGAGAAGATTTTGCGCCTGCGTTATGGGTTAGATGGTCAAAAACCAATGACCTTAGAGGAAGTTGGAAAGTTGATGAATTTAAGTCGGGAGAGGGTCCGGCAAATTGAAAGCCGCACGAAACATCGCCTCAGACATAGAGCTCTGGCCAAACGCCTTCGGGACTACCTGAATTAG
- a CDS encoding ABC transporter ATP-binding protein: MYAIKVDRVSKSFKLRKRYRQAPTFKSWIINLMKGQRILQPAETFWALQNISFEVPKGKTVGIIGNNGSGKSTLLKIIAGLQRPSQGKVKVNGRLSALIELGAGFHPEFTGRENIFINGIILGLSRKEIYKKFDEIVRFAELEEFIDNPVKTYSSGMYMRLAFSIAIAVEPDIFLIDELFAVGDAAFQHKCNAKINRFRSEGKTIVLITHDLSAIEKYCDEVIWLDKGILRGKGKAREIVNAYLEDIAQKERQESINSQESGRNGYESIPGRENLRRWGSREVEITSVELFNGNGEPCSLYRTGDKMKIEITYMAHRTIQDPVFGIGIFRNDGAYCYGTNTYIEDLDVDTSTGKGKVKIYFDRLDLTGGIYLLDVAVHAKDGTPYDYQSQMYSFEVQSSIRDVGIYRPPHHWEFEKL; the protein is encoded by the coding sequence TTGTACGCTATCAAAGTCGATCGGGTTTCTAAGTCATTTAAATTGAGAAAGCGATATCGCCAAGCCCCCACCTTTAAATCCTGGATTATTAACCTCATGAAAGGTCAGCGGATTCTCCAACCTGCTGAGACTTTTTGGGCTTTGCAGAATATTTCCTTCGAGGTTCCAAAAGGAAAAACTGTAGGTATTATAGGAAATAATGGTTCGGGTAAGAGCACATTGTTGAAAATTATTGCCGGGCTTCAGCGGCCTTCTCAGGGTAAGGTCAAAGTAAACGGTCGATTATCGGCCCTCATTGAGTTGGGTGCAGGTTTCCATCCTGAATTTACAGGACGGGAAAACATTTTTATTAATGGGATCATATTGGGTTTAAGTCGGAAGGAGATTTACAAAAAATTTGATGAGATTGTCCGATTTGCAGAGCTCGAGGAGTTTATAGATAATCCGGTGAAAACGTATTCCTCAGGAATGTATATGCGATTGGCGTTTTCTATTGCCATTGCAGTAGAGCCAGATATCTTTCTCATCGATGAGCTCTTTGCAGTGGGGGATGCCGCGTTTCAACACAAGTGTAATGCTAAAATTAATCGATTCCGAAGTGAAGGGAAGACCATTGTTTTGATCACCCATGACCTGAGTGCTATCGAGAAATACTGCGACGAGGTCATCTGGCTGGATAAAGGCATCCTTCGTGGTAAGGGAAAAGCAAGGGAAATCGTTAATGCTTATCTGGAAGATATAGCCCAAAAGGAACGACAGGAAAGTATAAACTCCCAAGAATCCGGGAGGAATGGTTATGAATCCATACCTGGCAGAGAAAATTTACGACGATGGGGTTCGCGGGAGGTTGAAATAACCAGTGTAGAGTTATTCAATGGAAATGGAGAACCCTGTTCTCTTTACAGGACAGGGGATAAGATGAAGATTGAAATTACCTACATGGCCCATCGAACGATTCAAGATCCTGTATTTGGAATAGGAATCTTCCGCAATGATGGGGCTTATTGCTACGGGACTAACACTTATATTGAGGATCTTGATGTGGATACTTCAACCGGTAAAGGCAAAGTCAAGATTTACTTTGATCGGCTTGATTTAACCGGAGGAATTTATTTATTGGATGTGGCCGTACACGCCAAGGATGGAACTCCTTATGATTATCAAAGTCAAATGTACTCCTTTGAGGTTCAGAGTTCTATTCGGGACGTGGGAATTTATCGTCCCCCCCATCATTGGGAATTTGAAAAGTTATGA
- the mreD gene encoding rod shape-determining protein MreD, with the protein MYFACIIGFSLLALVLQTTLFSKIPLHGAKPDLILIIVSYLSLAKGAETGSVLGFLLGLLQDILSGVFLGSNALAKTILGFVLGSIGKRLYVNSLLLQIFFVFILTFVDEMLLAGLALMLKSYSTQDILNQWIRIAPSEAIYNSVLCPFVIVPFKLVEATFGSPQK; encoded by the coding sequence ATGTATTTTGCCTGTATTATCGGATTTTCACTGCTTGCACTTGTTCTCCAGACAACTTTATTTAGTAAAATCCCCCTACATGGAGCCAAACCGGATCTGATTCTTATCATTGTGAGTTATTTGAGTTTGGCAAAAGGCGCAGAAACCGGCTCTGTCTTAGGATTCTTGTTGGGATTACTGCAAGATATCCTCTCTGGTGTGTTCTTGGGTTCAAATGCCCTGGCTAAAACTATCTTGGGATTTGTATTAGGAAGTATCGGCAAAAGGCTTTATGTGAACAGTCTGCTGTTACAGATATTTTTTGTCTTTATTCTGACTTTCGTAGACGAAATGCTCCTGGCCGGTTTGGCTCTGATGCTAAAGTCTTATTCAACCCAGGATATTCTAAATCAGTGGATTCGTATAGCTCCCTCAGAAGCCATCTACAACTCTGTGCTGTGCCCTTTTGTTATCGTCCCTTTTAAACTTGTAGAAGCAACCTTTGGATCCCCACAAAAATAA
- the mreC gene encoding rod shape-determining protein MreC, with translation MVKLLVRYKPISTLFGLLVASFILLSVQTKAPNPTAFLEKYALVGIYPLQLAVSQAMDKIHLVWKKYIYLVNLEEENARLREQVRILQMEKNEYVENALAYERLKNTLNWVDVTSLSTILARVIGRDSTNWASSILIDKGSNHNIEPNLAVITHEGIVGYTLSVSPRASKVLLATDPNCSIAAIIQRTRDQGVVQGQLTNYYKMKYLVQGADVIEGDMVISSGLGGVFPKGLVIGKIARINKKSDGLFLDVDIEPSVNFSKLEEVFVVKNK, from the coding sequence ATGGTAAAGCTCCTGGTTAGATATAAACCTATTTCTACTCTATTCGGCTTACTGGTCGCCTCCTTCATACTCCTTTCAGTACAAACCAAAGCCCCTAATCCTACAGCTTTTCTGGAGAAGTATGCTCTGGTAGGTATCTATCCTCTGCAACTGGCAGTCTCCCAGGCCATGGATAAGATCCACCTTGTCTGGAAAAAATATATTTACCTTGTAAACCTGGAAGAGGAAAATGCCCGGTTACGAGAACAGGTTCGAATTCTTCAAATGGAAAAAAATGAATACGTGGAGAATGCCTTAGCTTACGAAAGATTAAAGAACACCCTGAACTGGGTCGATGTAACAAGTTTGAGTACCATACTGGCCAGAGTGATCGGACGAGACTCCACCAATTGGGCCAGTAGTATTTTAATAGACAAAGGGTCGAATCATAACATAGAACCTAATCTTGCTGTGATCACCCATGAAGGAATTGTGGGATATACCCTGAGTGTATCCCCTCGAGCTTCTAAAGTTCTCCTCGCCACAGATCCCAATTGCAGTATCGCCGCCATCATCCAGAGAACACGAGATCAAGGGGTTGTTCAAGGTCAGCTCACCAATTACTACAAAATGAAGTACTTGGTTCAAGGAGCCGATGTAATCGAAGGGGATATGGTTATTTCCTCCGGATTAGGAGGAGTTTTCCCTAAAGGACTTGTAATTGGAAAAATCGCAAGAATCAATAAGAAAAGTGATGGCCTTTTTTTGGATGTCGATATAGAACCAAGTGTTAATTTCTCAAAATTAGAAGAAGTGTTTGTGGTTAAAAACAAGTAG
- a CDS encoding rod shape-determining protein produces the protein MFSILSWFSNDLGIDLGTANTLVYVKGKGIVLSEPSIVAIHTQSNKVVAVGKEAKEMLGRTPGNIVAIRPMKDGVIADFKHTEEMLRHFIKKVHNRKRLIRPRIVIGVPSGITEVEKKAIKDSALQAGASEVYLVEEPMAAALGVGLPVDEPSGNMIVDIGGGTTEVAVISLAGIVYSKSIRVAGDEMDEAIVQYVKRKYNLLIGERTAELIKMTLGSAYPLEEERTMEIKGRDLVAGIPKTLTISSEEIRDALAEPVSAIVEAVKIALERTPPELSSDIIDKGIVLAGGGALLKNLDIRLKEETGLPITLAEDPLTAVVLGTGKMLSHVDLLSKVTVN, from the coding sequence ATGTTTTCCATTCTGAGTTGGTTTTCTAACGATCTGGGAATTGATCTGGGTACGGCAAACACCCTAGTTTATGTCAAAGGTAAGGGGATTGTTTTAAGTGAGCCCTCCATTGTAGCCATCCATACTCAAAGCAATAAAGTCGTCGCCGTCGGTAAAGAAGCTAAGGAAATGCTGGGAAGGACTCCAGGTAATATTGTAGCCATTCGACCTATGAAAGATGGGGTAATTGCAGATTTCAAGCATACTGAGGAGATGTTACGACATTTTATTAAAAAAGTTCATAATCGAAAACGGCTGATTCGTCCCAGGATAGTCATAGGCGTTCCTTCTGGGATTACCGAAGTGGAAAAAAAAGCTATTAAAGATTCCGCTCTTCAGGCCGGAGCCAGTGAAGTTTATCTGGTCGAGGAACCTATGGCTGCTGCCTTAGGCGTGGGATTACCCGTTGATGAACCTTCAGGAAACATGATCGTGGATATTGGTGGAGGAACCACGGAGGTAGCTGTTATATCCCTTGCCGGCATTGTGTATAGTAAATCTATCCGGGTTGCCGGAGATGAAATGGACGAAGCCATCGTGCAATATGTAAAGCGAAAATATAACCTGCTGATCGGAGAACGAACGGCTGAACTGATTAAAATGACCCTGGGTTCGGCTTATCCTCTGGAGGAAGAACGCACCATGGAGATCAAAGGTCGGGATTTAGTAGCCGGAATTCCAAAAACCCTGACCATATCCAGCGAAGAAATCCGAGATGCCCTTGCAGAGCCAGTATCAGCCATTGTAGAAGCCGTGAAGATAGCTCTAGAACGAACCCCTCCTGAATTATCCTCCGATATCATCGATAAAGGTATCGTACTGGCGGGAGGAGGAGCTCTGTTAAAAAACCTGGATATTCGACTCAAAGAAGAAACAGGCCTCCCTATTACCCTGGCCGAAGACCCTTTAACCGCCGTAGTCCTTGGAACCGGTAAGATGTTGAGCCATGTGGATTTATTGAGTAAAGTGACCGTGAACTGA
- the thrB gene encoding homoserine kinase yields the protein MKEKKIIIKVPASTSNLGPGMDTLGLALTLYNIYEITLTEGEPQVQIIGKGKGVYPENEENLVYQSAQLLVNRVGGADYRFKILIRSSIPTSGGLGGSATARLAGLVGANFLLGNPLTEEDIVDFAIKLEGHPDNVIPAFYGGFTVSCLTETGVKFIRCDFPARLRVVLAIPDFYISTEEARKCLPDKIPFQDVLFNTSRTAILVAALLTGHIDFLSFAMEDRVHQIYRKNLIKPLPEVLEAALKAGAKGCALSGAGSAILALATDKEAQIGEVMKAVFQSYGIECDVLVLEVDKEGLQVQVVEN from the coding sequence ATGAAAGAGAAGAAAATTATTATAAAAGTACCTGCTTCTACAAGTAATCTGGGTCCGGGAATGGATACCTTAGGACTTGCTTTAACCCTTTATAATATTTATGAAATCACCTTAACCGAAGGAGAACCCCAGGTGCAGATAATAGGGAAGGGAAAAGGTGTATATCCTGAGAATGAGGAGAATCTGGTCTATCAATCTGCTCAATTACTGGTAAATAGAGTAGGGGGGGCCGATTACAGGTTTAAAATTCTCATCCGAAGTTCTATTCCCACTTCAGGGGGGCTCGGAGGAAGCGCAACCGCCCGGTTAGCCGGACTGGTAGGGGCCAATTTCTTACTTGGAAATCCTTTAACAGAGGAGGATATTGTCGATTTCGCCATTAAATTAGAAGGGCACCCGGATAATGTAATCCCGGCCTTCTATGGCGGATTTACTGTGTCTTGTTTGACCGAAACAGGAGTTAAGTTTATAAGGTGTGATTTCCCGGCCCGTCTTCGGGTAGTTCTGGCCATACCGGATTTTTATATTTCTACCGAAGAAGCTCGAAAATGCCTTCCGGATAAAATACCCTTTCAGGATGTTCTTTTTAATACAAGCCGAACAGCCATATTGGTGGCGGCTCTTCTCACGGGTCATATTGATTTTTTGAGCTTTGCTATGGAGGACCGAGTCCATCAGATTTATCGAAAAAACCTCATTAAACCTTTACCGGAAGTTCTTGAAGCCGCCTTGAAAGCAGGAGCTAAAGGATGTGCTTTGAGTGGAGCAGGTTCGGCCATTTTAGCCCTGGCCACAGATAAAGAAGCCCAGATTGGGGAAGTTATGAAAGCCGTATTTCAATCCTATGGAATTGAATGCGATGTTCTGGTTTTAGAGGTAGACAAGGAAGGTTTGCAGGTTCAGGTGGTAGAGAATTGA
- the lpxA gene encoding acyl-ACP--UDP-N-acetylglucosamine O-acyltransferase, producing the protein MDIHKFAIVHEKAKLGKNVTVGPFSIIGENVKIGAGSKIGAHVVIEGWTEIGENCEFYTGAVIGAIPQDLKFAGEKTIVKIGNHSIFREYVTVNRGTGAGGGQTIIGDNCLLMAYTHIAHDCIIGNNVIFGNAANLAGHIEVGDFAIIGGLTGIHQFVRIGAYSIIGGCSAVTQDIIPFAKAAGNRPNRLYGLNIVGLKRHNFSPEAIRNLQKAYRILFRSNLNLSQAILKIEEEIRDSAEVNQIINFTKYSKRGICKHKPDNAEFEE; encoded by the coding sequence ATGGATATACACAAGTTTGCTATTGTACATGAGAAAGCTAAGTTAGGAAAAAATGTTACGGTAGGACCTTTTTCTATTATCGGGGAAAATGTTAAGATAGGAGCTGGAAGCAAAATAGGCGCCCATGTTGTGATAGAGGGCTGGACGGAGATTGGAGAAAATTGTGAATTCTATACAGGTGCGGTGATCGGGGCTATCCCTCAGGATCTTAAATTCGCAGGAGAAAAAACCATTGTAAAAATCGGAAACCACTCCATTTTTCGAGAGTACGTAACCGTTAATCGAGGAACAGGAGCCGGAGGAGGACAAACCATTATCGGAGATAATTGTCTTCTAATGGCCTATACTCATATCGCCCACGACTGTATTATCGGAAATAACGTCATATTCGGTAATGCCGCTAATCTGGCCGGGCATATTGAAGTAGGGGATTTTGCCATTATCGGGGGCTTAACTGGAATTCATCAATTTGTCCGAATCGGTGCTTACTCGATTATCGGAGGATGCTCGGCGGTTACCCAGGACATTATTCCCTTTGCAAAAGCCGCCGGGAACCGTCCCAATAGACTGTATGGGTTGAATATCGTCGGATTGAAACGACATAACTTCTCTCCGGAGGCGATACGAAATCTTCAAAAAGCTTATCGAATCCTATTCCGGTCCAATTTGAATCTCTCGCAAGCCATCCTCAAAATTGAGGAAGAAATCCGGGATTCGGCTGAAGTCAATCAAATCATTAATTTTACCAAATACTCCAAACGGGGAATCTGTAAACATAAACCGGATAATGCTGAATTCGAGGAATGA
- the fabZ gene encoding 3-hydroxyacyl-ACP dehydratase FabZ, translating to MLDIKEIQQILPHRYPFLLVDKIVTLEENKIVGIKNVTINEPFFQGHFPGTPIMPGVLVIEAMAQVGAVLFLRMNEHKNKLAYFTGIDKAKFRKPVVPGDQLRMELEVLKVSSRICKMRGKAFVDETLVVEAELLSALVDKK from the coding sequence ATGCTCGATATCAAAGAAATTCAACAAATTCTTCCACACCGCTATCCGTTCCTTCTGGTAGATAAAATTGTGACTTTAGAAGAAAATAAGATTGTCGGTATTAAGAATGTAACCATTAATGAACCCTTTTTCCAGGGACATTTTCCAGGAACACCTATCATGCCAGGGGTTTTAGTTATTGAAGCTATGGCTCAAGTAGGAGCAGTCCTTTTCCTAAGGATGAACGAACATAAGAATAAATTGGCTTATTTTACCGGAATAGATAAAGCGAAATTTAGAAAACCTGTGGTACCAGGAGATCAACTGAGAATGGAACTGGAAGTTCTTAAAGTCAGTAGCCGGATCTGTAAGATGAGAGGAAAAGCTTTCGTGGATGAGACTTTGGTGGTGGAAGCGGAGTTGCTTTCAGCTCTGGTTGATAAAAAGTAA
- the lpxD gene encoding UDP-3-O-(3-hydroxymyristoyl)glucosamine N-acyltransferase has protein sequence MRLSDIAQFLGGELEGEGDLEIKGVNTLEESQPGDITFLANPKYKAKLHTTRASAVIVNREIFTDRLALIRVDNPYLAFARIIPLFSEIEPPPPGIHPSFVTGEEVQIGQNCSILPYVVVGNRVKIGDRTVLYSGVYIGNDVTIGNDVVIYPHVTIMHGVQIGNRVIIHSGAVIGSDGFGFVPQAETYQKIPQIGTVLIEDDVEIGANVTIDRATLGKTHIQRGVKIDNLVQIAHNVVIGENSIIVAQVGISGSTQVGRNVTLAGQVGLVGHIKIGDYVKIGAQSGVTKSIPSHAVVSGSPAVDHLLWKKSQVSLLKLPELIQRVRDLERRVEELERGKS, from the coding sequence ATGCGTTTAAGCGACATAGCCCAATTTTTAGGGGGAGAGTTAGAAGGGGAAGGTGACCTGGAAATTAAAGGGGTCAATACCCTGGAAGAAAGTCAACCGGGGGATATTACTTTTCTTGCCAATCCTAAATACAAAGCCAAGCTCCATACTACCCGGGCGTCTGCCGTTATCGTCAATAGAGAAATTTTTACAGATCGCCTGGCCCTGATAAGGGTCGATAATCCTTATCTGGCATTTGCCAGAATTATTCCCCTATTTTCTGAAATAGAACCTCCTCCCCCTGGGATTCATCCCAGTTTCGTAACAGGTGAGGAAGTTCAGATAGGTCAGAACTGTTCGATCCTGCCCTACGTGGTAGTTGGGAATCGGGTGAAGATAGGAGACCGAACCGTCCTTTACTCTGGGGTCTATATAGGAAATGATGTTACGATTGGAAACGATGTGGTTATTTACCCCCATGTAACCATTATGCATGGGGTCCAGATCGGTAACAGGGTTATTATCCATAGTGGAGCCGTTATTGGAAGCGATGGATTTGGTTTTGTACCTCAAGCAGAGACTTACCAGAAAATCCCACAGATAGGAACCGTTCTCATCGAAGATGATGTGGAGATTGGAGCCAATGTGACTATTGATCGCGCCACTTTGGGAAAAACCCACATTCAACGAGGAGTTAAAATCGATAACCTGGTCCAAATCGCCCACAACGTTGTTATTGGGGAGAATTCTATTATTGTAGCCCAGGTTGGGATCTCTGGGAGTACCCAGGTAGGACGTAATGTTACCCTTGCAGGGCAGGTTGGGTTAGTCGGTCATATCAAAATAGGAGACTATGTCAAAATAGGCGCTCAATCTGGAGTCACGAAATCCATTCCATCCCATGCCGTTGTTTCCGGAAGTCCGGCTGTAGACCATCTTTTATGGAAAAAATCTCAAGTGAGCCTTCTTAAACTCCCCGAGTTGATTCAAAGGGTTCGTGATTTAGAGCGCAGGGTCGAGGAACTTGAAAGAGGCAAATCATAG
- a CDS encoding OmpH family outer membrane protein, with protein MIRPLFFSLVLTLLISSTGIAQTPVKLGYVDLQKVLDESIEGKRVKDEISKEFEGKKKELEKMQADLNNLKEDYKKSYNLLKPEARKEKEDLIESKEKELKRAVSDFREDIKKKEQSFSDQIIKEIVEIVKKLGEKQGYTLILEKNFSSIIYGAQNADLTNAVLQEYNQSKQQTTKR; from the coding sequence ATGATAAGACCCTTATTTTTTAGTCTGGTTCTAACTTTACTTATTAGTTCGACCGGTATAGCTCAAACACCTGTAAAGCTCGGCTATGTGGATTTACAAAAAGTCTTGGACGAATCCATAGAAGGGAAACGTGTTAAAGATGAGATCAGCAAGGAATTTGAAGGGAAGAAGAAAGAACTTGAAAAGATGCAAGCAGACTTGAATAACCTGAAAGAGGATTACAAAAAGAGTTATAACCTCCTCAAGCCGGAGGCTAGAAAAGAAAAAGAGGATCTGATTGAAAGCAAGGAAAAAGAGCTTAAAAGAGCGGTTTCAGATTTTCGAGAGGATATTAAAAAGAAAGAACAATCTTTCAGTGATCAGATCATCAAAGAGATTGTGGAGATTGTAAAAAAACTCGGAGAGAAGCAAGGTTACACCTTGATTTTAGAAAAAAATTTTAGTTCCATTATTTATGGCGCTCAAAATGCGGACCTCACCAACGCCGTTCTCCAGGAATATAATCAAAGCAAGCAACAAACCACGAAGAGGTAG